tcgtttcaattctggtatacTCCGTGCAGTTAGCAAATTGTTAACAGCTCGGATGTGTGAATCGACCTCTTCGTGCATTTCCGGCGTGAAGAGATCCCGTTGCTCTTTTCCATCAGATTTTCTCTTAAAATTGCCCTCAAGATTATTCTTCACACATTCATATCGCTTAGTTTCGGTAATAGGTACGCCAAGGAAGTGTGTAATTTTGCGAACTTCTCTTGTTGTATACATTTTGAGGTCCTCGTAATTCACTACCAGTAGAGGATTAGGAAACTTCAACCATGCAGTTGCATGCTCTTCCCACACCACAGATTTCACTCTCACAAACTCCCTCCAGCctgtaaaaaatatttcagttatgAAATAAAGGATTTCGAAAGTGTATATAAAAACACCAAAAATATTCATAGTGAAATCCTGAACAGCATTTTCGTAAACAACTTGACACCCCAATGTGTCAACGTGAAAATTTGCTCTAGATTGCGACAATGCCTGAAGAGTAATATCTCATGTTTCTTTAAATTACCTACCACATTAATTTAAGTTAAACGTACTCCTCTTTACTTTAAAGAAGGCTGATGTTATGCTGAAAGTTGTTATATAAAAGTTTGCTCTAAGTCACATCACAGATAGTATTTTGGATAAGATGGGCAGGAAGTGACATGTCTATCAAAACGTACAAAGAACCGTAAGGTGGAGATTACATGTACCTGTGGTATTAAATACTGATGGAGGTGCAACACCAGTATGTCCAGcttttttaaagtgaaaatatgCCACCAGCGCTTTATATGGATCAC
Above is a genomic segment from Glandiceps talaboti chromosome 20, keGlaTala1.1, whole genome shotgun sequence containing:
- the LOC144450993 gene encoding sialate:O-sulfotransferase 1-like, producing the protein MELGLTGELEDINLGTTLTAKTHKRMSTHFDAAVLLIRDPYKALVAYFHFKKAGHTGVAPPSVFNTTGWREFVRVKSVVWEEHATAWLKFPNPLLVVNYEDLKMYTTREVRKITHFLGVPITETKRYECVKNNLEGNFKRKSDGKEQRDLFTPEMHEEVDSHIRAVNNLLTARSIPELKRDYE